The Dyella caseinilytica genome has a window encoding:
- a CDS encoding cytochrome c biogenesis CcdA family protein, whose protein sequence is MSGNLNPLVAYLAGVLTILSPCVIPLVPIVLGSAAQRHRWGPLALAAGLVVSFTLVGFVTATVGASIGLNGETIRRWSAVLLILVGLVLLVPRLQHLFEHIASPLANWAAGHQERLERFGLIGQAGIGVLLGLVWSPCVGPTLGAAIVLAAQGSSLGQVALVMMAFAAGIATVLLAVAFAAQGLLARWRGKLMSAGARGRQIFGVLMVLVGIFIVTGVDRHLEATLVGVLPDWMTTLSTSF, encoded by the coding sequence ATGAGCGGCAATTTGAATCCACTGGTCGCTTATCTGGCGGGTGTGCTGACCATCTTGTCGCCCTGCGTCATTCCGCTGGTGCCGATTGTGCTGGGGAGTGCTGCGCAACGACACCGCTGGGGGCCGTTGGCACTCGCGGCTGGGTTGGTGGTGTCGTTTACCCTGGTGGGCTTTGTCACCGCGACCGTCGGTGCATCGATCGGCCTCAATGGCGAGACGATTCGCCGATGGAGTGCCGTGCTACTGATACTGGTTGGCCTGGTGCTGCTGGTACCCAGGTTGCAACACCTTTTCGAGCATATCGCCAGCCCGCTTGCCAACTGGGCCGCGGGTCATCAGGAACGGCTGGAACGCTTTGGGCTTATCGGACAAGCGGGTATCGGCGTCTTGCTTGGGCTGGTATGGAGCCCATGCGTGGGGCCGACGCTAGGCGCAGCGATTGTGCTTGCTGCCCAGGGCAGCAGCCTTGGACAGGTCGCTTTGGTGATGATGGCGTTCGCTGCCGGCATCGCCACTGTGTTGCTGGCCGTAGCGTTTGCAGCGCAGGGCTTGCTTGCGCGCTGGCGGGGCAAGCTGATGAGCGCAGGGGCGCGTGGCAGGCAGATATTTGGTGTGCTGATGGTGCTGGTCGGCATTTTTATCGTGACAGGTGTGGACCGACATCTGGAGGCCACGCTGGTCGGCGTATTGCCGGACTGGATGACAACCCTGTCCACGTCGTTTTGA
- a CDS encoding thioredoxin family protein has protein sequence MSALRKLSALCLFGLAFSAPVMAQPIQPFTTAALKAAQSAGKSILVDAYAPWCPTCRKQAPTIEAMAKNPAFEKLLILRLDYDNQDAEKRALGIATQSTLIAFDGSKETGRLVGVTDPAQIESLAKSAMP, from the coding sequence ATGTCCGCCCTTCGCAAGCTTTCCGCGTTGTGCCTGTTCGGCCTCGCATTCAGCGCACCCGTGATGGCACAGCCCATACAGCCCTTCACCACCGCAGCGCTCAAGGCAGCGCAGTCGGCTGGCAAGTCCATCCTGGTAGACGCCTATGCACCCTGGTGCCCAACTTGCCGCAAGCAGGCACCGACCATTGAGGCCATGGCCAAGAATCCGGCTTTTGAAAAGCTGTTGATCTTGAGGCTGGACTACGACAACCAGGATGCCGAAAAGAGGGCGCTAGGTATCGCCACGCAGAGCACCTTGATCGCGTTCGATGGCAGCAAGGAAACCGGCCGACTGGTTGGTGTCACGGATCCCGCACAGATCGAATCGTTGGCGAAGTCGGCGATGCCCTGA
- a CDS encoding MliC family protein: MRIHSLIAAAFTLASAGCATSSADHAHASAAPNWISYACSDGQVIKASYPDTNTALVIIEGNTHTLHIAISADGARYIGDGWQWWTKGMSDGTLAPLAAGETIASATGVRCHAG; encoded by the coding sequence ATGCGTATTCATAGCCTCATTGCGGCAGCGTTCACCCTGGCATCGGCAGGTTGCGCCACATCATCGGCCGATCATGCACATGCCAGCGCCGCGCCCAACTGGATCAGTTATGCCTGCAGCGACGGGCAAGTGATCAAGGCGTCGTATCCCGACACCAACACCGCCCTGGTCATCATCGAAGGCAACACGCACACCTTGCATATCGCGATATCCGCCGATGGAGCCCGTTATATAGGCGATGGCTGGCAATGGTGGACGAAGGGCATGAGCGACGGCACGCTCGCGCCGCTGGCGGCCGGGGAGACCATCGCCAGCGCGACGGGCGTTAGATGTCATGCGGGCTAA
- the recQ gene encoding DNA helicase RecQ has product MPATPLDILQSVFGYASFRGPQQAIVEHVAEGGDALVLMPTGGGKSLCYQIPALLRQGTGIVVSPLIALMQDQVDALREAGVSAAYLNSSLDAQAQREVERQLLAGELNLLYVAPERLLTSRFLDLLERTEVALFAIDEAHCVSQWGHDFRPEYRELTILHQRFPQMPRIALTATADPRTREEIVERLALQDARRFVSSFDRPNIRYAIALRHNARSQLLSFLDGHRGDAGIVYCLSRRKVDETAAWLSEAGIEALPYHAGLDAATRAANQQRFLREDGVVMVATVAFGMGIDKPDVRFVAHLDLPRSMEGYYQETGRGGRDGLPADAWMIYGLSDVVTMSQMIAQSESGDDRKRVERAKLDSLLSYAEATQCRRELLLSAFGEDFHGPCGHCDNCLEPPKTWDATVPAQKALSAVYRSGQRFGSGHVIDILRGIDGERMSQLGHDRLTTFGIGADMDEKQWRSVFRQLLAAGLLATDAEGFGTLRLTAASRDVLVGNRKIHMREETRPARRASRRRDSQLVTGASLGIEAYEQPLWDALRALRARLAKQHGVPAYVIFHDATLLAMLRAMPENEDDLAGISGVGEAKLKRYGRDFLDVINANE; this is encoded by the coding sequence ATGCCCGCCACTCCCCTCGATATTCTCCAGAGCGTCTTCGGTTACGCCAGTTTCCGCGGTCCACAACAAGCCATCGTCGAGCACGTCGCCGAGGGCGGCGATGCCTTGGTGCTGATGCCGACTGGCGGCGGCAAATCACTGTGCTACCAGATTCCAGCTTTGTTGAGGCAGGGCACCGGTATCGTGGTGTCACCGCTGATTGCGCTGATGCAGGATCAGGTGGATGCCTTGCGGGAGGCGGGCGTTTCCGCGGCCTACCTCAACTCCAGTCTTGATGCGCAAGCGCAGCGTGAGGTGGAGCGCCAACTGCTGGCGGGCGAACTGAACCTGCTTTACGTAGCGCCGGAACGTTTGCTGACCTCGCGCTTTCTGGATCTGCTCGAACGCACGGAAGTGGCCTTGTTCGCCATCGACGAAGCGCATTGCGTATCGCAATGGGGACACGATTTCCGTCCGGAATACCGCGAGCTGACGATCTTGCATCAGCGTTTTCCGCAGATGCCGCGTATCGCGCTCACCGCCACCGCCGATCCGCGCACGCGCGAGGAGATCGTCGAGCGACTGGCCTTGCAGGATGCGCGCCGTTTCGTATCCAGCTTCGATCGTCCCAACATTCGCTATGCGATTGCCCTGCGGCATAACGCACGCAGCCAGTTGCTGAGTTTTCTGGACGGCCATCGTGGCGATGCGGGCATTGTCTATTGCCTGAGCCGGCGCAAGGTGGATGAAACAGCCGCTTGGCTGTCAGAGGCTGGGATTGAAGCGCTGCCCTATCACGCGGGTCTCGATGCTGCGACGCGTGCGGCCAATCAGCAACGTTTCTTGCGCGAAGATGGCGTTGTGATGGTGGCGACGGTCGCATTCGGCATGGGCATCGACAAGCCCGATGTGCGCTTCGTAGCGCATCTTGATCTGCCGCGCAGCATGGAAGGGTATTACCAGGAAACGGGTCGCGGCGGTCGTGATGGCCTGCCCGCGGATGCCTGGATGATTTATGGCTTGTCGGACGTGGTGACGATGAGCCAGATGATTGCGCAATCAGAATCAGGCGACGATCGCAAACGCGTCGAGCGCGCGAAACTGGATTCGCTCTTGTCGTATGCCGAAGCCACGCAATGCCGTCGTGAACTGCTGCTGTCGGCCTTTGGCGAAGATTTTCACGGCCCCTGCGGCCATTGCGACAATTGCCTGGAGCCGCCGAAGACCTGGGATGCGACTGTTCCTGCGCAGAAAGCGCTTTCGGCGGTGTACCGCAGTGGTCAGCGCTTTGGTTCGGGACATGTGATCGATATTCTGCGCGGCATCGATGGCGAGCGCATGAGCCAACTGGGTCATGATCGTCTTACCACCTTCGGTATCGGCGCCGACATGGACGAGAAGCAATGGCGCTCTGTATTTCGCCAACTGCTGGCTGCAGGATTGTTGGCGACCGATGCGGAAGGTTTTGGCACCTTACGTCTTACCGCAGCGAGCCGTGATGTGTTGGTCGGCAACCGCAAGATTCATATGCGCGAGGAAACACGGCCGGCGCGCAGGGCCTCGCGTCGTCGCGATAGCCAGTTGGTGACCGGGGCCAGTCTCGGTATCGAAGCATACGAACAGCCGCTATGGGATGCGCTGCGAGCCTTGCGCGCGCGTCTGGCCAAACAGCACGGTGTGCCGGCGTATGTGATCTTTCACGACGCCACCTTGCTGGCGATGCTGCGAGCGATGCCGGAGAACGAGGACGATCTCGCTGGCATCAGCGGTGTGGGTGAAGCGAAGCTGAAACGCTACGGGCGTGATTTTCTGGATGTGATCAATGCGAACGAGTGA
- a CDS encoding MGMT family protein, with protein sequence MKAEYLKVFQAIAAIPPGRVASYGAIAARAGLPGRARLVGRLLGEVPDGMTLPWFRVLRSSGHIAMPPGSRGFREQCRLLRAEGVEVKNGRVPLSRFGLDADVDRALWGIPGK encoded by the coding sequence ATGAAAGCGGAATATTTGAAGGTTTTCCAAGCCATCGCCGCCATTCCTCCCGGCCGGGTAGCCAGTTATGGCGCGATCGCGGCGCGCGCCGGTCTGCCTGGGCGCGCCCGCCTGGTTGGCCGGTTGCTGGGTGAGGTCCCGGACGGCATGACACTGCCGTGGTTTCGCGTGTTGCGCTCCAGCGGCCATATCGCCATGCCGCCGGGCAGCCGCGGCTTCCGCGAGCAATGCCGGCTGCTGCGCGCCGAGGGCGTGGAAGTGAAGAATGGGCGCGTGCCGCTGTCACGTTTTGGGCTGGACGCAGATGTGGACCGCGCGTTGTGGGGCATACCCGGCAAGTAG
- a CDS encoding inorganic phosphate transporter, whose translation MSLGLVIAVVLIALIFTYINGFHDTANSIATVVATKVLTPSQAVLLAAITNMVGALWGTAVAATIAAGIVNTGVVEAGSQLLICALLAAIVWNLITWWLGLPSSSSHALVGALVGAAMAESGGRLAAVVWAQGGVHWWEGKGVLPKVVVPMVVSPIMGFVLGFALMGGLYALLSWLASRKGFLRYLGRTPFVNSFFGKAQILSASAMGLAHGMNDAQKSMGIIALALASATAAGDFDSVPSWLSFLRIHESTAGGFVVPHWVAVVCALTMAAGTAGGGWRIIKTLGHKMVRLHPINGFAAEGSSALVILCASMFGLPVSTTHVVSSSIMGVGAAKRFNAIRWSVVERMVWAWILTLPVTALIAYGFVYLAQQFG comes from the coding sequence ATGAGCCTAGGCCTGGTCATTGCGGTCGTGCTGATCGCGCTCATCTTCACCTACATCAATGGCTTTCACGATACGGCGAACTCCATCGCCACCGTGGTTGCGACCAAGGTGCTGACGCCGAGCCAGGCGGTACTGCTGGCGGCGATCACCAACATGGTTGGCGCGCTGTGGGGCACGGCGGTGGCCGCGACGATTGCTGCCGGCATCGTCAACACCGGCGTGGTGGAGGCGGGGTCACAGCTGCTGATTTGCGCCTTGCTGGCCGCGATCGTATGGAATCTGATCACCTGGTGGCTTGGTCTGCCTTCCAGTTCCAGTCACGCGCTGGTGGGGGCCTTGGTCGGTGCGGCGATGGCCGAATCCGGCGGGCGCCTTGCGGCGGTCGTCTGGGCGCAAGGGGGAGTGCATTGGTGGGAAGGGAAGGGCGTGTTGCCGAAAGTGGTCGTGCCGATGGTGGTGTCGCCGATCATGGGTTTCGTGCTCGGCTTCGCGCTGATGGGCGGTCTGTATGCGCTGCTCTCGTGGCTTGCCAGTCGAAAGGGCTTTCTGCGTTATCTGGGACGTACGCCATTCGTGAACAGCTTCTTCGGCAAGGCACAGATCTTGTCGGCCAGTGCGATGGGCTTGGCGCACGGCATGAACGATGCGCAGAAGAGCATGGGCATCATTGCCCTGGCACTGGCGAGCGCGACGGCGGCTGGGGATTTCGACAGCGTCCCGTCATGGCTGTCATTCCTGCGCATCCATGAATCCACGGCAGGTGGCTTTGTGGTGCCGCACTGGGTGGCGGTGGTGTGTGCGCTGACCATGGCAGCCGGTACCGCCGGTGGTGGCTGGCGCATCATCAAGACGCTCGGTCACAAAATGGTGAGGCTGCATCCGATCAATGGTTTCGCGGCGGAAGGCAGTTCCGCACTAGTGATTCTTTGTGCGTCGATGTTTGGTCTGCCGGTATCGACCACGCATGTAGTGTCTTCGTCAATCATGGGCGTGGGTGCGGCCAAGCGTTTCAACGCGATTCGCTGGTCGGTGGTGGAACGCATGGTATGGGCGTGGATTCTTACCTTGCCGGTAACCGCCCTGATCGCATACGGATTCGTCTATCTGGCGCAGCAGTTCGGTTAA
- a CDS encoding DUF47 domain-containing protein, which yields MFSLQTIFGKGDKFYGLLEQSADAARESAKALHELVTQPDRAPIMAAFAAARAREKALAGQISEELVNTFVTALDREDIEALNTSLYKIPKSIEKFAERYEIVVGRLAGVDFGQRTLVLARATEVVAEMIGELRNGLRIDPVKKLQDRLQTLESEGDRMLLAPYRTLYLESDDAMRAMLAKDLFELLEKAIDKCRDVGNIVYSIVLKNS from the coding sequence ATGTTTTCACTCCAGACGATTTTCGGTAAAGGCGACAAGTTCTACGGACTGCTTGAACAGAGCGCCGATGCCGCCCGCGAAAGTGCCAAGGCGCTGCATGAACTGGTGACCCAGCCTGACCGAGCCCCGATCATGGCGGCCTTTGCCGCCGCCCGGGCACGGGAGAAGGCGCTAGCCGGCCAGATCAGCGAAGAGCTGGTGAATACCTTCGTCACGGCCCTGGACCGCGAGGACATCGAGGCGCTCAACACCTCGCTCTACAAAATCCCCAAGAGCATCGAGAAGTTCGCCGAGCGCTACGAGATCGTCGTCGGCCGCCTGGCTGGCGTGGATTTTGGTCAGCGCACCCTGGTGCTGGCGCGTGCGACCGAGGTGGTGGCCGAGATGATCGGTGAGCTGCGCAACGGTCTGCGCATCGACCCGGTCAAGAAGCTTCAGGATCGCCTGCAGACGCTGGAGTCGGAAGGTGACCGCATGCTGCTGGCGCCGTATCGCACGCTGTATCTGGAAAGTGACGATGCGATGCGCGCCATGCTGGCGAAGGATCTTTTCGAGCTGCTTGAGAAGGCCATCGACAAATGCCGCGATGTCGGCAACATCGTTTATTCCATCGTGTTGAAGAACTCCTGA
- a CDS encoding hemolysin family protein: MLTTLAFVLVLALCNGFFALSEMALVASRKSRLKQMARTSRRAKIALRHAEAPEHFLSTVQVGITLVMLITGAVAGDAIGSHIANLLHDGSIAWLAPYTRIIGTVLGFMVISFIQIVVGELVPKRLALSAPEKVSSIVGMPMLVLSRATAPFVWLLNRSSSLLLKLLRVQDRGDTAATEEEIRLLVAESTEQGVLDADEQAMVNRVLRLGDRTVDSVMTPRMRIAWLDMNASLAENIEVLRETPYSRYPVYRGDESDIVGVVEVKSLLGGIASGKPDLFRTLAKPLYVPATARALDLLEEFRDAETPLALVVDEYGDIDGIVTLNDLLAAVVGASQLGHGNEESLPIVQREDGSWLVDGSISTDDLRELLHLDHLPGEDEHDFRTAAGMVMAALGHIPQTGEVFAWRGIRFEVVDLDGARIDKLLVTPAPRIELADDEQ; the protein is encoded by the coding sequence ATGCTGACCACACTCGCGTTCGTCCTCGTCCTCGCCCTGTGCAACGGTTTCTTCGCGCTATCGGAAATGGCGCTGGTCGCCTCTCGCAAGAGCCGCCTCAAGCAGATGGCTCGCACGAGCCGGCGCGCCAAGATTGCCCTGCGCCACGCCGAGGCGCCCGAACACTTCCTGTCGACCGTCCAGGTGGGCATTACCCTGGTGATGCTGATTACCGGCGCAGTAGCGGGCGACGCCATCGGCTCCCATATCGCTAACTTGCTGCATGACGGCAGCATCGCCTGGCTGGCGCCTTACACGCGGATCATCGGCACCGTGCTGGGCTTCATGGTGATTTCCTTTATCCAGATCGTGGTCGGTGAGCTGGTGCCCAAGCGGTTGGCGCTGTCCGCTCCGGAAAAGGTGTCCAGCATCGTCGGCATGCCCATGCTGGTGCTCTCGCGCGCTACGGCGCCGTTCGTGTGGCTGCTCAACCGCTCCAGCAGCCTGCTGTTGAAACTGCTGCGCGTGCAGGACCGCGGCGATACCGCTGCCACGGAAGAAGAGATCCGCCTGCTGGTCGCCGAAAGCACCGAACAAGGTGTGCTTGATGCCGACGAGCAGGCGATGGTGAACCGCGTGTTGCGCCTGGGGGACCGCACGGTAGACAGCGTGATGACACCACGCATGCGTATCGCATGGCTGGACATGAATGCCTCGCTCGCGGAGAACATCGAGGTGCTGCGGGAAACGCCGTATTCGCGCTATCCGGTCTATCGCGGCGATGAGAGCGATATCGTCGGTGTGGTCGAAGTAAAAAGCCTGCTCGGCGGCATTGCCAGCGGCAAGCCGGACCTATTCCGCACCTTGGCCAAGCCGCTCTATGTGCCTGCCACCGCCCGCGCGCTGGACTTGCTCGAAGAATTCCGTGATGCCGAAACACCGCTGGCGCTGGTGGTGGATGAATACGGCGATATCGACGGCATCGTCACCTTGAACGATCTGCTCGCTGCCGTCGTCGGCGCCAGCCAGCTTGGCCATGGCAACGAGGAAAGCCTGCCGATCGTGCAGCGCGAAGACGGCAGCTGGCTGGTCGATGGCTCGATTTCCACCGACGATCTGCGCGAACTGCTGCACCTGGATCATCTGCCCGGCGAAGACGAGCACGATTTCCGCACCGCCGCAGGCATGGTGATGGCAGCTCTTGGACATATTCCGCAGACCGGTGAAGTGTTCGCGTGGCGCGGCATCCGTTTCGAAGTGGTGGATCTGGACGGCGCGCGCATCGACAAGCTGTTGGTAACGCCCGCGCCGCGGATTGAATTAGCTGATGACGAGCAATAA
- a CDS encoding RNA methyltransferase: MTTASDLSSHFRFVLVRTSHPGNIGSAARAMRTMGFTRMELVSPHRFPDREASALAAGADDVLDGAGVHQGLIEGLAGSNLAFGLSARRRGVNLPELTPHEAAMQAMAAAQRGEQVALVFGNERTGLENEELARCHAMVRIPSVEDFSSLNLSQAVQVMAYELRVALLGENIPTPPPLHDEPPADAAQMERFFEHLAQMLDDIDFHKGRAPTTIMLRLRKLFQRAQMDERELRMLHGIFADAQRMARLAKGEK, from the coding sequence ATGACCACCGCTTCCGATCTCTCCAGCCACTTCCGTTTCGTTCTCGTTCGTACCTCGCATCCGGGGAACATCGGCAGCGCGGCGAGGGCCATGCGTACGATGGGATTCACCCGCATGGAGCTGGTTTCACCGCATCGCTTTCCGGACCGGGAAGCGTCCGCCCTGGCGGCGGGCGCGGACGACGTGCTTGATGGCGCGGGGGTTCATCAGGGGCTGATCGAAGGGTTGGCCGGTAGCAATCTGGCGTTCGGTCTCTCTGCGCGACGCCGCGGGGTAAACCTGCCCGAGCTGACGCCCCATGAGGCCGCTATGCAGGCGATGGCGGCGGCGCAGCGTGGCGAGCAGGTCGCGTTGGTGTTCGGAAACGAGCGCACCGGGCTGGAAAACGAGGAGCTGGCGCGTTGTCACGCCATGGTTCGCATTCCCAGTGTGGAAGATTTCAGTTCGCTCAACCTGTCACAGGCTGTGCAGGTGATGGCTTACGAACTGCGTGTCGCCTTGCTGGGCGAAAACATTCCGACACCACCGCCTTTACACGACGAGCCACCCGCGGATGCCGCGCAGATGGAGCGATTCTTCGAGCATCTGGCGCAGATGCTGGACGACATCGATTTTCATAAGGGACGCGCGCCAACCACCATCATGCTGCGTTTGCGCAAGCTGTTTCAGCGTGCGCAGATGGATGAGCGTGAGTTGCGCATGTTGCATGGGATTTTCGCCGATGCGCAGCGCATGGCGCGATTAGCGAAAGGTGAGAAATAA
- a CDS encoding inositol monophosphatase family protein, which yields MTRPAVNVAVRAARSAGNVILRYMNRIDGLNVVEKQRMDFASEVDRLAEAEIVKELRRAYPTHAILAEESGAIGKGPLVWVIDPLDGTHNYLRGIPHFSVSIAMLDKGEPVYAVVFDPLRDELFTASKGDGAYLNDRRIRVGKRENLTGAMIGTGFSYRQRAHLDAQLAMTRALLTQAEDIRRSGSAALDLAYTAAGRYDGFFETGLKPWDMAAGLLLVREAGGQYCDFAGRDGIPESGNVIAGNLHIVKAMTEAIGANATPSLLRA from the coding sequence ATGACCAGACCCGCCGTCAACGTCGCGGTACGCGCCGCGCGCTCCGCTGGTAACGTGATCCTTCGTTACATGAACCGCATCGACGGCCTCAACGTCGTTGAAAAGCAACGCATGGACTTTGCGTCCGAAGTGGACCGGCTGGCCGAGGCTGAAATCGTCAAGGAACTGCGCCGCGCCTACCCTACCCACGCCATCCTCGCCGAGGAAAGCGGCGCGATAGGCAAAGGGCCGCTGGTCTGGGTGATCGATCCCTTGGACGGCACCCACAACTACCTGCGCGGCATCCCGCATTTCAGCGTTTCCATTGCCATGCTTGACAAGGGCGAACCGGTCTACGCCGTGGTGTTCGATCCCCTGCGTGACGAGCTGTTCACCGCCAGCAAGGGCGATGGCGCGTACCTCAACGACCGCCGCATCCGCGTCGGCAAGCGCGAAAACCTCACCGGCGCGATGATCGGCACAGGCTTTTCCTACCGCCAGCGTGCTCACCTGGATGCGCAGCTCGCCATGACCCGCGCCCTGCTCACCCAGGCCGAAGATATCCGCCGCTCCGGTTCCGCCGCACTCGATCTGGCCTACACCGCCGCAGGCCGCTACGACGGCTTTTTCGAAACAGGCCTCAAGCCCTGGGACATGGCCGCCGGCCTATTGCTGGTACGCGAAGCCGGTGGTCAATACTGCGACTTCGCCGGTCGCGACGGCATCCCCGAAAGCGGTAACGTCATCGCCGGCAATCTGCATATCGTGAAGGCGATGACGGAAGCGATCGGCGCCAATGCAACGCCTTCGCTGCTGAGAGCTTGA
- a CDS encoding DUF3828 domain-containing protein: protein MKRLLSVILVALSLLAPLQATFAAGAPIAPGERAVAFYTWFIEHDTDTSYPLKLPVIEQFVTTETVDRLRDDYARSGPPGGVDYFLKVQDYDSRDWLTHIEMHPTITLGDVAVVPITFGSKDKTSVLVFMRLIDGTWKITKIDDTRDYR from the coding sequence ATGAAGCGTCTACTCTCCGTTATCCTGGTCGCGCTGTCGTTACTTGCACCGTTGCAAGCCACATTTGCAGCGGGTGCGCCGATTGCGCCCGGGGAACGCGCTGTTGCGTTCTATACCTGGTTCATCGAACACGATACCGACACTTCCTATCCGCTCAAATTGCCGGTCATTGAGCAGTTCGTGACGACAGAGACGGTCGACAGGCTACGGGATGATTACGCGCGCTCTGGCCCTCCGGGAGGAGTCGACTATTTCCTGAAGGTCCAAGACTACGACAGTCGCGACTGGCTGACTCATATCGAAATGCACCCTACCATCACGTTGGGCGATGTCGCGGTGGTGCCAATTACGTTCGGATCAAAAGACAAAACCAGTGTCTTGGTGTTCATGCGCCTGATCGACGGCACCTGGAAAATCACCAAGATCGACGATACGAGAGATTATCGCTAA
- a CDS encoding CHAP domain-containing protein: MRKKTIACSGSSAASFADSHVESKSLGKCATYVRRAIEWGGVSLGRTPSATDMGLALQAAGFYEINGSPQKGDVVVIQPAPGHTDGHVAIYDGQHWISDFKQLHGLYPGPSYRNSQPSYKIYRHD; the protein is encoded by the coding sequence TTGAGAAAAAAGACGATCGCATGCAGCGGTTCGTCAGCGGCCAGCTTTGCGGATAGCCATGTTGAATCGAAGAGCCTAGGGAAATGCGCGACGTATGTGCGCCGGGCGATTGAGTGGGGTGGGGTTTCACTCGGACGCACGCCTTCGGCCACAGATATGGGCTTGGCTTTGCAAGCTGCCGGGTTCTATGAAATTAACGGTTCACCACAAAAAGGCGATGTCGTCGTGATCCAGCCAGCTCCAGGCCATACAGACGGTCACGTCGCAATTTACGACGGCCAACACTGGATATCGGACTTCAAGCAATTGCATGGACTTTATCCCGGTCCTTCATACCGAAACTCTCAACCCTCTTATAAGATTTATCGACACGACTGA
- a CDS encoding VOC family protein: protein MTTPFRASRDIIIRTHNWAEAVSFYGSTLGFPEVYRAENIVGFDVGAFRLYVEKGEAHGPVFEYLVPDVEQAVQKLVAAGCTLVEEDVSVPRCYVRDAYGMTFNVGKAGTS, encoded by the coding sequence ATGACGACGCCATTTCGTGCTTCGCGCGACATCATCATTCGCACCCACAACTGGGCAGAGGCGGTGTCGTTTTATGGATCGACGCTGGGTTTCCCGGAAGTGTATCGAGCCGAAAACATAGTCGGCTTCGATGTCGGTGCATTCCGCCTTTACGTTGAAAAAGGCGAAGCGCATGGCCCGGTGTTCGAGTATCTGGTACCCGATGTAGAGCAGGCCGTGCAGAAACTGGTTGCAGCTGGCTGCACGTTGGTGGAAGAAGATGTTTCCGTTCCGCGCTGCTACGTGCGCGATGCGTATGGCATGACGTTCAATGTTGGCAAGGCCGGCACATCGTAA
- a CDS encoding antibiotic biosynthesis monooxygenase has product MICRIWHGRTSRERADEYTVFLEQRAIPDYRSVPGNIDAAVLRRDEGDVTLFLTVTHWVSEQAIRAFAGDDLLKAKYYPEDADFLLEFELEVQHFDVAAKQASTSFST; this is encoded by the coding sequence ATGATCTGTCGCATCTGGCACGGTCGAACATCCCGAGAACGGGCTGATGAGTACACCGTCTTTCTGGAACAGCGTGCCATTCCCGATTACCGCTCGGTGCCGGGCAATATCGATGCGGCGGTATTGCGCCGGGATGAGGGCGATGTCACGCTTTTTCTGACGGTGACGCACTGGGTATCGGAGCAGGCGATTCGTGCTTTTGCCGGGGACGATCTTCTGAAAGCGAAATACTATCCGGAGGACGCAGATTTTCTTCTGGAGTTCGAGCTCGAAGTGCAGCATTTCGATGTTGCGGCCAAGCAAGCCTCGACATCATTTTCGACGTGA
- a CDS encoding VOC family protein, giving the protein MLDHISISTSDFEKSKAFYTKALSPLGYVLLMEFPASVTGHTDVAGFGEPPKADFWISKGVPNNPAVHIAFRAASRAQVDAFYQAALAAGGRDNGAPGPRPHYHEHYYGAFVLDPDGHNIEAVCHSPE; this is encoded by the coding sequence ATGCTCGACCATATCAGTATTTCCACCAGCGATTTTGAAAAGAGCAAAGCCTTCTACACCAAAGCGCTTTCCCCGCTGGGTTACGTGCTGCTGATGGAGTTTCCTGCTTCCGTCACTGGGCATACGGATGTCGCTGGATTTGGCGAGCCGCCGAAAGCGGATTTCTGGATCAGCAAGGGAGTGCCGAATAACCCGGCGGTTCATATCGCATTCCGCGCCGCCTCACGTGCCCAGGTGGATGCTTTCTACCAAGCTGCGCTTGCAGCCGGTGGTCGTGACAATGGCGCACCCGGACCTAGACCGCACTATCACGAGCACTATTACGGCGCGTTCGTGCTGGATCCTGATGGGCATAATATCGAGGCTGTCTGTCATTCACCGGAATGA
- a CDS encoding DUF2164 domain-containing protein — protein MDTMNITFSSAEKEVIVKKIKLYFSEELHQQIGSFDAEFLLDFFAKEMGAYFYNRGLYDAQAAISQKIDDLHDAIYQLERPTEFQR, from the coding sequence ATGGATACGATGAACATCACATTTTCATCAGCTGAAAAAGAGGTGATCGTCAAAAAGATCAAACTCTATTTCTCCGAAGAGCTGCATCAACAGATTGGCAGTTTTGATGCAGAGTTTCTGCTCGATTTCTTTGCGAAGGAAATGGGCGCTTATTTCTACAATCGCGGCTTGTATGACGCGCAGGCAGCGATATCCCAAAAGATCGATGATCTTCACGACGCCATTTATCAACTTGAGCGGCCGACGGAGTTTCAGCGATGA